GAAGAAAGAAGAAATAAAAGCATTGGGAACAGCAAAGAAAACTATTGAAGGAATAGATTATGAAATTAATAAAGAGGGCCTTCTTGTATTCTCCTCTTGGTATCATTTAAGAAGAGGCTCATGTTGTGATAACGTGTGTCTTAATTGTCCGTACAAGGAGTAAATCAACTCCCCGGAAAACTTGACTCAACTAACTGAGCGTATATTATTTACCATTGGTTTAACTCTCCTATTAAGCCAATTCTCCTACTCAAGCGAAATTGATAGTGTTGGCTCAAACGATAATTTTATTCATGACAATATTAAGCCAACTACTGTTCCTCTTGAAATGGATAATAAGAAGCTTGGTGAAATCATCAAACGGCAAGGTCTGTTACTCTATGGAAGTCAAGATGGTTATTGGCAATTAAAATTTCACGACAGAATCCTAATGATTATCTCAGACGAGACGCACAACAGAATGAGAATTCTAACTACCGTTATCAGTAAAAAAGATATTAAACGAGCGGATTATGCTAAAATGATTGAAGCCCAATTTGATAGAGCATTAGATATCAAATATGCGCTCTTTCATGAAACCCTCTGGTCTGTTTACATTCATCCTTTAAAGGAATTAACCCACGATCAATTCTTAGAAGCACTTAAGCAAGTGTATCTTGGAGCTGCAAACTATGGAGGCAGTTATATGAGCACGGATGTTTTCTATAAGTAGAAAAATGACACGATTAGCATTCGTTAGAGCCTGGAATAATTCTATCTTCAATAAAACATGTGTTCATGAAAACTCTAATTCCCATTATATCTATATATATACTCCTTGCCTCTGCCTCTCAATTAATGGCACAATCTACAATAGATGGAGAAATTAGACCTCGGTTCGAATACATTCACGGAACAAAATCACCTGCAGATTCATTACAACAAAATGCCGCCTTTATCGACCAACGGACAAGAATAAATTTCGGCCACAAAACTGATGGATATCAAGCCAAGGTATCATTGCAAGACATTAGGACTTGGGGAAGCCACAGTCAACTTAACAGAACGGATGGGCTATCCTCTATTCACGAAGCATGGGGAGAATCATTTATACATAAAAAGCTCTCTCTAAAATTCGGACGCCAGGAAATAATCTTAGATGATTCTAGAATATTCGGTAATGTGGGCTGGGCGCAACAAGGTAGAAGCCACGATGCATTCATCTTTAAAATAAAATCTGATAGCACTTTGAAAATTGATATTGCTGGAGCGTACAACCAAAACAAACCACAGAAAAACACCACAATATATTCTATACCTAAGAGCTATAAAGCTTTTCAATATGTATGGATGCATAAAGATTTTTCTTCCGCATTTGGCATCAGTATATTAGCGCTTAACATAGGCCAACAGGCATCCCTTTTTATTGATGACTCTAAAACGATTTACAGAGATGTCTATAATCAAACTATTGGTACACGAATAACTTACGCAAAAGACAAAGTGAAAATCAGTTCCAATATCTATTATCAATTTGGTTCAGGTATATCTTCCGTTAACAACACTTCTATTAATTCGGTTGCTGGTTGGACAAAGACTTCAATATCGGCAGCACTTATAGGAGTTGAAGCCAGCTATAAGATAATGGATAATCTAAGCGGAACTGTTGGTTACGAAAGTCAATCTGGGACGAGTCAAAAATCAACAAATGCATTAAAGAATGAATCGTTCAATCCCCATTTTGGAACCAATCACATATTCAATGGATTCATGGATTATTTTTATGTAGATAATCACATTAACAGTGTAGGACTAACAAATATATACTTCAAAGCAGTTTATGATAAAGATAAAAGCTCTATTGGAGCTACATTTCATATGTTCTACGCAGCCGCGGATATTCTTGACCAACGAGATACTTCAGGCACAAAAACTATGAATGCCAATTTAGGTTCTGAATTAGATATTTACACCAGTTTTAAACTATCTAAAGGAGTTGCTTTAAAAGTAGGCTACTCACAATTTTTCACAACTAGTTCTTTGAGTATTCTTAAAGGAATACTTGACAGTGAAGGAGATGGACGAACAGGTCAAACCAATAACTGGGCATGGCTAATGCTTGTTATGAAACCAAACTTCCTTAACAAGTAACATTTTCTTTCCCTCGGTAAAATCAAATCCATTACTTTAATGCTTTATTTTGCAAAAACAGAATAGGCTATGAGTTTAATCGAAATCTTAGAATTTCACCTTTTTACCATCGGTGAATTCACTTTAACCATACATAATTTAGCGCAAGTACTATTTATTATAGTAGTAAACTGGGCTCTACTTATGGTCGTTAATAAGCTGTTTAAACGCCACTGGAAAAGAGATAACTGGGAAACTGGTAGATCTCACTCTCTTTTTAAAATCGTACAATATGTATCTTGGATACTAGCTACAATAGCTTGTTTTGATTCTTTAGGCCTAAGTGTCACGTGGATACTAGCGGGTTCAGCCGCATTAGGAATAGGAATTGGCTTTGGACTGCAATCGTTTTTTAATGACATAATTTCTGGGATATTTCTATTATTTGAAGGTACCATAGAAGTAGACGATGTAATTGAAGTAGATGACATCGTTGGAAAGGTTTTAAAAATTAGTTTAAGGGCCACAACGATAACTACAAGAGATGATATTATTATGATCATCCCAAATCATAAATTCTTTTCTGAGAATGTTATTAATTGGAGTCACAATGAAGACCAAACTCGATTTTCTATTAAAGTGGGAGTCGCGTACGGCAGTGATACAGGCTTGGTAAAGCAATTACTTCTTGAATCTATTGAGGAGCATCCTGAAGTGCTCAACAAACCTACTCCTTTAGTTCGTTTCAATGATTTTGGAGATTCGTCGTTAGATTTTGAAGTATTCTTCTGGAGTGAAAATATATTCCGAATAGAACGAATCCAGAGTGATATCCGTTTTATAATTGATAA
This genomic interval from Flavobacteriales bacterium contains the following:
- a CDS encoding mechanosensitive ion channel, which encodes MSLIEILEFHLFTIGEFTLTIHNLAQVLFIIVVNWALLMVVNKLFKRHWKRDNWETGRSHSLFKIVQYVSWILATIACFDSLGLSVTWILAGSAALGIGIGFGLQSFFNDIISGIFLLFEGTIEVDDVIEVDDIVGKVLKISLRATTITTRDDIIMIIPNHKFFSENVINWSHNEDQTRFSIKVGVAYGSDTGLVKQLLLESIEEHPEVLNKPTPLVRFNDFGDSSLDFEVFFWSENIFRIERIQSDIRFIIDKKFRDNKVEIPFPQRDLHIKSGLK